The genomic stretch CTGCAGCGGCTGTTCGACTGGAAGGTCCGCGGCGTGCGCTGGATCGAGATCATCGGCGTGGCCCTGGTCGCGGTGATGATCGTGTCCGTCTATGCGGCCAAGGCGGCGGCGGCGCGCGAAAGCGGCCGCATCGCCCAGCTGGAGCAGGACATTCGCGAAAACGGCCAGCGGGTCCGCCTACTGCGCGCCGAGGTCGCCCGGCTGGAGCAGCCGGCGCGGCTGGAAAACCTGTCGCGTCAGATCGGCTTGGGGCCGGTCGAGGTTCATCGTCAGGCCAAGGAGGCCCAGCTTCCCGAGTTGAAGGCGGCGCCTGTCGCGGCGCCGGCTGCGCCCGCTGTCGTGCAGGCCGCCCCGGCCGGGGTCGCCGCCGCTGCGCCGGAGACGGTGCAATGAGCGTTCAGGATCATCGCTATCACCGGCCGGCGCCGGGCATGGACCTTCAGGGACGGCTGTCGCCCTTCTGGCGCGGTCTGTCGGAACTGGTCTGGCGTCTGGAGCATGGCTTCGAGCGGGCTCGCGCCGACGCCCGGCCGGAAGAAGACACCCGCGTCCGCATCTTCCTGATCCTGATCGTCTTCTCCTGCGTCTTCGCAGGTCTGGCCATCGGCGCCTCGTATAAGGCTCTGTTCGGCGAGGCGAGCGGTCGCTGGGCCGGCGCCAATCCTGACGCCCTGGTGCGCGGCGACTTGACCGATCGCAACGGCGAGCTGCTGGCGACCAACATTGTCCATTATGGCCTCTATCTGGACCCGGCCGAGATCTGGGATCGCGACCAGGCCTTCCGTCAGCTGCGCCGCGCCCTGCCGCGCCTGCCTGCGGCGCGGTTGCGCAAGGTGCTGGACGGGGATCGGCGCCTGATCGTCCTGACCGGACTGACGCCCCAGGAGAAGGCGGCCGTTCACGACCTGGCTCTGGGCGGGGTGACGTTCGAGCCCGAGGATCGCCGCGCCTATCCGCTGGGAACCTCGGCCGTGCACCTGATCGGCGACGCCGATACGGGCGGGCAGGGGACCGCCGGCGCCGAGCTGGCCTTCAACGACGAGATCCGCGCGGCGGGCCAGCGGGGCGAGAACTTCCCCCTGTCCATCGATCTGCGGATCCAGGGCGTGGTCGAGAATGAACTGGCCGCCGCGGCCATCCAACACCAGGCCAAGGGTGCGGTCGCCATCGTCACCGACGTTCAGACCGGCGAGGTCCTGGCCATGGCCAGCTGGCCCAACTTCACCCAGGCCGACCGCAAGGCTGCGCCGGACGGAGCCGCCCTGAACCGCGCCGTCTCGGGCCACTATGAAATGGGGTCGGTGTTCAAGACCTTCACCGTCGCCGCCGGTCTCGACACCGGGCGGGCCGACATGAGCACCCTGTTCGACGCCTCCGAGGCCTTCCAGATCGGCGACCGCAAGATCCAGGACTTCCACGCCCAGAACCGGGTGATGACCCTGGAGGAAGTCTATCTGCACTCGTCCAACATCGGCACCTCGCAGCTGGCGGTGCAGATGGGGCCGGACACCATGCGCGACTATTTCCGCCGTCTGGGCCTGTTGGACGCCGCCGGGATCGAGCTGAAGGAATCGGCGCGTCCGGTCCTGCCGCGTCGCTGGGACAACTCGACCCTGGCCTCGCTGTCGTTCGGCTACGGCATCATGATCACCCCGGCCCAGATGGTGCAGGCCATGGGCGCGCTGACGAACGGCGGTCGGATGATCCCGCTGTCCCTACGTCGCGGCGGCGCCCGTGGGGTCCAGCCGCAGCAGATCGTCACCGAAGAGACCTCGCGCGCCGTTCTGGAGCTGATGCGCGCCAATGTGGTTCGGGGTTCGGGCGGTTTCGCCGACGCCCCCGGCCTGCGGGTCGGCGGCAAGACCGGCTCGGCCAACAAACTGGTCAACGGCCGCTATGATCCCAGCCATGCCCTGGGGTCGTTCGCCGCTGTCTTCCCGGTGGACGGACCGCTGAACGCCAAACGCTACTCGATCTTCGTCCTGATGGACGAGCCGGGGACCTATCCCAAGACCGGCGCCTATGTGGCCGCGCCTGCGGTGCGCAACATCGCCGACCGGATCGCCGGCTTCCTGGGCGTCGAGCGCCGCGCCGACCGCTGGCGCACGGCGACCGGCGAGAAGACCCCCGAGTACCAGGGCGTGCAGGGGGACGGCCTGTGAACGCGCTTCACCTGTCCGATCTGCTGCGTCGCGACCTGGCGTCCGACCCGATCATCACCGGCGTCACCGCCGACAGCCGCAAGGTCGCGCCCGGGGCCCTGTTCGTCGCCCTGCCGGGCACGGCCGCCGACGGCCGCGCCTTCATTCCCCAGGCCCTGGCCCAGGGCGCAGCGGCGGTGCTGGCGCCGACCGATACGCCGGACAGCGCCGCGCCGGTTCTGGTGACCTCGGGCGACGTGCGCCGGGCCTACGCCATCGCCGCGCGCGGCTTCTACGGCGCCCAACCCAAGACCTGCGTGGCGGTGACCGGCACCAACGGCAAGACCTCGGTCGCCGCCTTCTGCCGCCAGATCTGGGCCGGCCTGGGCCACAAGTCGGCCAGCATGGGCACCCTGGGCGTCGTCGGCCAAAAGGGCGCCAAGACCTACGCCCTGACCGGCCCCGGCCTGACCAGCCCTGACGCCGCCGAGGCCGCCCGCCTGATGGCCGAACTGGCCGCCAAGGGCGTGACCCATGTGGCGGTCGAGGCCTCGTCGCACGGCATCGACCAGCGGCGTCTGGACGGGGTGGCGCTGAAGGCGGCCGCCTTCACCAACCTGACCCAGGACCATCTCGATTATCACGGCACGATGGAGGACTATCGCACCGCCAAGCTGCGCCTGTTCGAGGCCCTGCTGCCGCGCGGGCGGACCGCCGTGCTGAACGCCGACTCCGACGCCTATTCCGCCTTTGCTTCGGCCTCGATCATGGCGGGCCTGGGCGTGATGGGGGTGGGCGAGCGCGGGCGCGACCTGGCCCTGATCGGCCGCCAGGCGACGCCGGAGGGGCAGCGTCTGACCCTGGACGTGCGCGGCGAGGTTCGCGACATCCTGCTGCCCCTGGCCGGCGCCTTCCAGGCCTCGAACGCCCTGGTGGCGGCGGGGCTGTGCATCGCCGCCGGCGACCGGCCCGATGAGGTGATCGGCGCCCTGGAAGGCCTGACCGGCGCCCAAGGTCGCCTGCAACGGATCGGCGCCGAGACGGGACGCGGCGAGGTCTATGTCGACTACGCCCATACGCCGGACGGGCTGGAGACGGTGCTGACCGCCCTGCGGCCCCACGCCGCCGGCCGTCTGATCGTGGTCTTCGGCGCCGGCGGCGACCGGGATCGCGGCAAGCGGCCCCTGATGGGCGAGATCGCCGGGCGTCTGGCCGACGTCGCCATCGTCACCGACGACAATCCCCGCAGCGAAGACCCCGCCTCGATCCGCGCCCAGGTCCGCACCGGCTGCCCTGACGCCCTGGAGATCGGCGACCGTCGCGCCGCCATCGAGGCCGCCGTCGAAATGATGCGCGACGGGGATGTGGTGGTCATCGCCGGAAAAGGGCATGAACAGGGTCAGATCGTCGGCGGCGTCACCCACCCGTTCGACGACGCCACTGTCGCGTCCGAGGCCCTGTCGTTGAATGCCTGATACATCCGCCCGCCCGCTCTGGACGGCCGCCGAAGTCGCCGCCGCCACGGGCGGCGTGCTGCACGGCGACGACCGCCCCATCACGGGCCTGACCTACAACAGCCGCGAGATCGTCGCCGGCGACCTGTTTCTGGCCCTGAAGGGCGCGCGCGACGGGCATGAGTTCGCGCCTGGCGCCTTCGCCGCCGGCGCTGCGGCGGCCCTGGTCGAACACGCCGTCGAGGGCGGCGCCTATGTGGTCGTGCCGGACACCCTGCACGGCCTCGAAGCCCTCGGCGTCGCCGCCCGCGAACGCGCGCCCCACATCAAGCGCGGCGCCGTCACCGGCAGCGTCGGCAAGACCAGCGTGACCCAGGCGATCAAGGCCGGCCTGGATCTGGCCGGGCCCGCCCACGCCTCGATCAAGAGCTACAACAACCATATCGGCGTGCCCCTGACCCTGGCCCGCATGCCGGTCCAGACCCAGCGCGCCGTGTTCGAGATCGGCATGAACGCCCCGGGCGAGATCGCGCCCCTGTCGAAGTTCGTGGCTCCCCACGCGGCCTGCGTCACCACCGTCGGTCCGGTCCACATCGAGGCCTTCGCCGACGGCGAGGCGGGCGTGGCGCGCGAGAAGGCTTCCATCTTTCAGGGCCTGGTCCCCGGCGGCACGGCGGTGGGGAACGGCGACGTCGCCTTCTCGGGCGTCCTGTGCGACGCGGCCAAGGCGGTCGGGGCGCGGCTGGTCACCTTCGGGACCGATCCGGGCCATGACGCTCGCCTGCTGGATTTCCGCCCGGACGCGGAAGGGGCCACCGTCTTCGCCGAACTGTTCGGCCAGCCGCTCGAATACCGCCTGGCCCAGTCGGGCGCCCACTGGGGGCTGAACAGCCTGTGCGTCCTGCTGATGCTGAACGCCCTCGACGTCGAACTGGACACGGGCCTTCAGGCCCTGGCCGGCTTCCAGTCTCTCGCGGGCCGGGGCCAGACCCGCACCGTCGCCATCCCCGGCGGCGTCTTCACCCTGATCGACGAGAGCTACAACGCCAATCCGCTGTCGATGACCGCCGGCTTCCGCAGCCTGGGCGCCCGACCCACGACCGGCCGCCGCATCGTGGTCCTGACCGACATGCTGGAGCTGGGCGACCAGAGCCGCGCCCTGCACGAAGGCCTGGCCCAGCCCATCGCGGCCGCCGGTCTGGACCTGGTCCACGCGGCCGGCCCCGAGATGCGGCGCCTGTACGACGCCCTGCCGACCTCCCGACGCGGCCTGTGGCGCGAAACCGCCGCCGAACTCGCCGCCGAGGCGTCCGCGCTGGCGGCGGCCGGCGATATCGTCATGGTCAAGGGATCGAACGGATCCAAGGCGTCCCTGGTCGCCAAGGCCCTGGCCGATCTGCAAACCGCCCCTTCAAGCCCTGACACGCCGCCCGCGACCCGATAGAGACCCCCCGCATGTTCTATCTTCTGTATCTGTATTACGCCGACGTCGCGCATCAGTACCCGCTGCTGAACCTGATCCAGTATCAGACCGTCCGCGCGGCCCTGGCCCTGGCCACGGCGGCCATCGTGGCGGCGGCCATGGGCAGTCGCTTCATCAACTGGATCCGCACCAAACAGGGCAAGGGCCAGCCGATCCGCGACGACGGTCCGGTGTCCCACCTGTCCAAGGTCGGCACCCCCACCATGGGCGGGCTGATGATCCTGGCCGGCATCGGCGTGGCGGTCTTCCTGTGGGGCGACCTGACCAACCCCTATATCTGGATCGTCTCGGGCGTGACGGCGGCCTTCGGCGTGCTGGGCTTCATCGACGACTACGCCAAGGTGACGAAACAGACCTCGGCCGGGCTGACGTCGAAACAGAAACTGGCGGCCCAGACGGTGGTGGCCGTGATCGCCGGGGTTCTGACCGTGCTGTGGATGAAGGCCTCGCCGACCTCGCCGGGGCTTGAGACCTCGATCGCCTTCCCCTTCTTCAAGGCGGTTCTGCTGAACATCGGCTGGTTCTATGTGGCCTTTGCGGCCTTCACCATCGTCGGCTTCTCCAACGCCGTGAACCTGACTGACGGTCTGGACGGGCTGGCGACGGTGCCGGTGATGATGGCGGCCGGCGCCTTCGGCCTGATCGCCTATCTGGCCGGCAACTTCGTCTTCGCCCAGTATCTTCAGGTCCACCACGTGCCGGGCGCCGGCGAACTGGCCATCTTCTGCGCCGCCATGATCGGCGGGGGCGCGGGCTTCCTCTGGTACAATGCCCCCCCGGCCAAGATCTTCATGGGCGACACCGGGTCGCTGGCCCTGGGCGGAGCCCTGGGCGCCATCGCCGTCACCACCAAGCACGAGCTGGTGCTGGGCATCGTCGGCGGCCTGTTCGTGATGGAGGCCGCCTCGGTCATGATCCAGGTCGGCTATTACAAGCTGACCAAGAAGCGCATCTTCCTGATGGCCCCCATCCACCACCACTTCGAGAAGATGGGCTGGCCGGAATCGACCGTGGTCATCCGGTTCTGGATCATCGCCGGGGCGCTGGCTCTGCTCGGCCTGTCGACGCTGAAGCTGAGATGAGCGACGCCTTTTTTCTTCCGTCATCCCAGGGCTTGTCCCTGGGATCCATACTCCCGGTGTCGACCGCTGGCGCGCTCTGCGGAAACACCGGGTGTATGGATCCTCGCCACAAGGGCGAGGATGACGGTGTGAGAGATCCGAGATGATCCCCGTTCCCGGCTATGAGGGCAGGCGGGTCGCGGTCTTCGGCCTGGGACGGTCGGGGATCACGGCCGCGCGCGCGCTGAAGGCCGGAGGCGCGACGCCGATCCTTTGGGACGACGGCGTCTCGGGCCGGCTTCAGGCCCAGGCCGAGGGCTTCGTGGTCGAGGATCTGACGACCGCCGACTGGTCCGGCTTCGCCGCCCTGGTCCTGTCGCCCGGCGCCCCCCTGACCCATCCCAAGCCGCACTGGACCGTGGACAAGGCGCGCGAGGCCGGCGTGCCGGTCGTCGGCGATATCGAGCTCTTCGCCCGCGCCATCGCTGTCCTGCCTCAGGGGCAGCGGCCGAAGGTCGTGGCCATCACCGGCACCAACGGCAAGTCCACGACGACCGCCCTGATCGGCTGGGTGCTGCAACAGGCGGGCCTGACAGTCTATGTCGGCGGCAATATCGGCATCGGCGTCCTGGCCCTGCCCGTGCCGACGCCGGGCGCCGTCTATGTGATCGAGGTCTCCAGCTATCAGCTGGACCTGACGACCCGCTTCGCGCCGGACGTGGCGATCCTGACCAATGTCTCGCCGGACCATCTGGACCGTCATGGCGGGATGGAGGGCTATGTCGCCGCCAAGCGGCGGATATTCGCCGCCCAGGGACCGGATGCCGTGGCCCTAGTCGGGGTGGACGAGGACTGGGGGCAGAGGATTTTGTCCGGCCTGAACGTCCGGGTCATCACCATCTGCTCTTCCGCTCATCCCCGCGAAAGCGGGGACCCAGTCCTTTCGCAGGGGCAGGGCGCTGGGGATCAAGATCGTGGCCGCACGGACGAAGTGGACCGCCCAAAGAACTGGGTCCCCGCTTTCGCGGGGATGAGCGGGATTGAGGCTAATCCGGGCACCATCCGCGCCCAAGGCCAGACTATTGCAGATCTTGCACAGGCCCGCTCGCTCCCCGGCCGGCACAACGCCCAGAACGCCGCATTCGCCTATGCCGCCGCGCGGGCCCTGGGCGTATCGCATGACGCCGCCGTCAAAGGCCTGCTGACCTTCCCCGGCCTGGCCCACCGGATGGAGGCCGTCGGCCATATCGGCCCGGTTCGCTTCATCAATGACTCCAAGGCCACCAACGCCGACGCCGCGCGTCAGGCCCTGGCCTCCTATCCGGCCGTCTTCTGGATCGCGGGCGGCAAGCCCAAGGACGGCGGCATCGACGACCTGACCGACCTCTTCCCGCGCGTGACCAAAGCCTATCTGATCGGCGAGGCGGCCGAAGCCTTCGCCCACGCCCTGCGCGACACGCCTCACGTCATCTCGAAAACCATGGACGCCGCCGTCGCCGCCGCGGCCGCTGACGCCCAGGCTGCCGGCGGCGACCAGATCGTGCTACTGTCGCCCGCCTGCGCCAGTTTCGACCAGTACCCCGACTTCGAGGTGCGGGGCGAGGCCTTCCGCGCCGCCGTGCTGGCCCTCGGCGCAACCCCGGAGACAGCCCGATGAGCGCCTCCTACACCCCCGCCTTCTCGCGCAACGACCAGAGCCCGGTCGCCCAGTGGTTCTGGACCGTGGATCGCGGCCTGCTGAGCGCGGCCCTGGCGCTGATGGGGCTGGGCGTGGCGCTCAGCTTCGCCTCCAGCCCGGCGGCCATTCTGGCCGATGAATCGATCACCGACCCCTTCCACTATTCCTGGCGGATGATGGTCTTCTCGGGCCTGGGCCTGACCCTGATGCTGACCAGTTCGCTGCTGTCGCCGCGCGGGGTGCGCCGCATCGCCGTCCTGGCCCTATTCGGCGCCATCCTCGTGATGATGGCCCTGCCGTTTATCGGCGACACGGTGAAGGGCGCCGCCCGCTGGGTCAATTTCGGCCCCTTCAGCCTGCAACCGTCCGAGTTCGCCAAGCCCGGCCTGATCGTTTTCGCCGCCTGGATGTTCGCCGAGGCGCAGAAGGGGCAGGGGGTGCCGGGCGTGACCATCGCCTTCGGCTTCTACGCCCTGACGGTCTGCCTGCTGCTGATCCAGCCGGACATCGGCCAGACGCTTTTGATCACCACCACCTTCATGGCCGTCTTCTTTATGGCCGGGGTGCCGTTCAAATGGATGGCGGTCCTGGCCAGCGCGGGCATGGCCGGCCTGGTGTCGCTCTATTTCGTCTTCGGCCATATGCGCGACCGCCTCAGCCGCTTCTTCTCGCCCGAGACCACCGACACCCACCAGATCGACGCCGCCTCGGAGGCCATTCGCGCCGGCGGCCTGGTCGGACGCGGGGTGGGCGAGGGGGTGATGAAACGTCACGTCCCCGACCTGCACACCGACTTCATCTATTCGGTCGGGGCCGAGGAGTTCGGACTGGTGCTCAGCCTGACCATGATCGGCCTGTACGCCTTCATCGTGGTGCGTGGCCTGCGCCGGGCCATGAAGCTGACCGACCCGTTCGAGCAGACGGCGGCGGCGGGCCTGTTCATGCTGATCGGGCTTCAGGCCTGTATCAATGTGGCGGTGAACCTGAACCTGATCCCGACCAAGGGCATGACCCTGCCCTTCATCAGCTACGGCGGCTCGTCCATGCTGGCCATGGGCCTGACCATGGGCTTCGCCCTGGCCCTGACCCGTCGTCGGCCGGGGGCGTATGAACCGGGCGCCAGCCTGGCGCGGCCGGGACGGCGGTTGCTGTAACGCGTCCCCTTTGTGGTCCGGCTTCCAAAGAGCGAGCGTCATTTATGGTTCGTCATCCTAGGCCTTGTGCCTAGGATCCATAGACTCGAGCGGCGCCGCTTGAACTCCACTGTCGGACACCGGGCGTATGGATCCTAGGCACAAGGCCTAGGATGACGATGGGGAGTGTTGGGCTTCGCGCATAATCCCAATCGCAAATATCAGCTCAATCAAGGCTTTGACTAAACCGATCCCTCCTCTTCCTACCACTCCCGAAATCTGTGCCATCCTGCCGCCGTCGAGGGCCAGGGACCAAAGGGAGGGGTTTGGAAGAATGCAGAATGCAGTGGCGGTTTGGCGGTTTGTCACCCTGTTTTTACGACACGCTGACGTGCCCATGCAGAGAATTAGGACTATGCAGACCCAGCCCTTCGGAGACCGTCCCTGATGTCCAAACTCTGCGTCGTCGCCGCCGGCGGAACCGGCGGCCATATGTTCCCGGCCGAGGCCCTGGCGCGGGAAATGGCCGCGCGCGGCTGGCGCGTGGTGCTGGCGACCGATCATCGCGGCGAGCAATACGCCCACGCCTTCCCGGCCGAAGAGCGGCTGGACCT from Brevundimonas sp. SL130 encodes the following:
- a CDS encoding peptidoglycan D,D-transpeptidase FtsI family protein — encoded protein: MDLQGRLSPFWRGLSELVWRLEHGFERARADARPEEDTRVRIFLILIVFSCVFAGLAIGASYKALFGEASGRWAGANPDALVRGDLTDRNGELLATNIVHYGLYLDPAEIWDRDQAFRQLRRALPRLPAARLRKVLDGDRRLIVLTGLTPQEKAAVHDLALGGVTFEPEDRRAYPLGTSAVHLIGDADTGGQGTAGAELAFNDEIRAAGQRGENFPLSIDLRIQGVVENELAAAAIQHQAKGAVAIVTDVQTGEVLAMASWPNFTQADRKAAPDGAALNRAVSGHYEMGSVFKTFTVAAGLDTGRADMSTLFDASEAFQIGDRKIQDFHAQNRVMTLEEVYLHSSNIGTSQLAVQMGPDTMRDYFRRLGLLDAAGIELKESARPVLPRRWDNSTLASLSFGYGIMITPAQMVQAMGALTNGGRMIPLSLRRGGARGVQPQQIVTEETSRAVLELMRANVVRGSGGFADAPGLRVGGKTGSANKLVNGRYDPSHALGSFAAVFPVDGPLNAKRYSIFVLMDEPGTYPKTGAYVAAPAVRNIADRIAGFLGVERRADRWRTATGEKTPEYQGVQGDGL
- a CDS encoding FtsW/RodA/SpoVE family cell cycle protein, with the protein product MSASYTPAFSRNDQSPVAQWFWTVDRGLLSAALALMGLGVALSFASSPAAILADESITDPFHYSWRMMVFSGLGLTLMLTSSLLSPRGVRRIAVLALFGAILVMMALPFIGDTVKGAARWVNFGPFSLQPSEFAKPGLIVFAAWMFAEAQKGQGVPGVTIAFGFYALTVCLLLIQPDIGQTLLITTTFMAVFFMAGVPFKWMAVLASAGMAGLVSLYFVFGHMRDRLSRFFSPETTDTHQIDAASEAIRAGGLVGRGVGEGVMKRHVPDLHTDFIYSVGAEEFGLVLSLTMIGLYAFIVVRGLRRAMKLTDPFEQTAAAGLFMLIGLQACINVAVNLNLIPTKGMTLPFISYGGSSMLAMGLTMGFALALTRRRPGAYEPGASLARPGRRLL
- a CDS encoding UDP-N-acetylmuramoyl-L-alanyl-D-glutamate--2,6-diaminopimelate ligase; amino-acid sequence: MNALHLSDLLRRDLASDPIITGVTADSRKVAPGALFVALPGTAADGRAFIPQALAQGAAAVLAPTDTPDSAAPVLVTSGDVRRAYAIAARGFYGAQPKTCVAVTGTNGKTSVAAFCRQIWAGLGHKSASMGTLGVVGQKGAKTYALTGPGLTSPDAAEAARLMAELAAKGVTHVAVEASSHGIDQRRLDGVALKAAAFTNLTQDHLDYHGTMEDYRTAKLRLFEALLPRGRTAVLNADSDAYSAFASASIMAGLGVMGVGERGRDLALIGRQATPEGQRLTLDVRGEVRDILLPLAGAFQASNALVAAGLCIAAGDRPDEVIGALEGLTGAQGRLQRIGAETGRGEVYVDYAHTPDGLETVLTALRPHAAGRLIVVFGAGGDRDRGKRPLMGEIAGRLADVAIVTDDNPRSEDPASIRAQVRTGCPDALEIGDRRAAIEAAVEMMRDGDVVVIAGKGHEQGQIVGGVTHPFDDATVASEALSLNA
- the mraY gene encoding phospho-N-acetylmuramoyl-pentapeptide-transferase; protein product: MFYLLYLYYADVAHQYPLLNLIQYQTVRAALALATAAIVAAAMGSRFINWIRTKQGKGQPIRDDGPVSHLSKVGTPTMGGLMILAGIGVAVFLWGDLTNPYIWIVSGVTAAFGVLGFIDDYAKVTKQTSAGLTSKQKLAAQTVVAVIAGVLTVLWMKASPTSPGLETSIAFPFFKAVLLNIGWFYVAFAAFTIVGFSNAVNLTDGLDGLATVPVMMAAGAFGLIAYLAGNFVFAQYLQVHHVPGAGELAIFCAAMIGGGAGFLWYNAPPAKIFMGDTGSLALGGALGAIAVTTKHELVLGIVGGLFVMEAASVMIQVGYYKLTKKRIFLMAPIHHHFEKMGWPESTVVIRFWIIAGALALLGLSTLKLR
- a CDS encoding UDP-N-acetylmuramoyl-tripeptide--D-alanyl-D-alanine ligase encodes the protein MPDTSARPLWTAAEVAAATGGVLHGDDRPITGLTYNSREIVAGDLFLALKGARDGHEFAPGAFAAGAAAALVEHAVEGGAYVVVPDTLHGLEALGVAARERAPHIKRGAVTGSVGKTSVTQAIKAGLDLAGPAHASIKSYNNHIGVPLTLARMPVQTQRAVFEIGMNAPGEIAPLSKFVAPHAACVTTVGPVHIEAFADGEAGVAREKASIFQGLVPGGTAVGNGDVAFSGVLCDAAKAVGARLVTFGTDPGHDARLLDFRPDAEGATVFAELFGQPLEYRLAQSGAHWGLNSLCVLLMLNALDVELDTGLQALAGFQSLAGRGQTRTVAIPGGVFTLIDESYNANPLSMTAGFRSLGARPTTGRRIVVLTDMLELGDQSRALHEGLAQPIAAAGLDLVHAAGPEMRRLYDALPTSRRGLWRETAAELAAEASALAAAGDIVMVKGSNGSKASLVAKALADLQTAPSSPDTPPATR
- the murD gene encoding UDP-N-acetylmuramoyl-L-alanine--D-glutamate ligase; its protein translation is MIPVPGYEGRRVAVFGLGRSGITAARALKAGGATPILWDDGVSGRLQAQAEGFVVEDLTTADWSGFAALVLSPGAPLTHPKPHWTVDKAREAGVPVVGDIELFARAIAVLPQGQRPKVVAITGTNGKSTTTALIGWVLQQAGLTVYVGGNIGIGVLALPVPTPGAVYVIEVSSYQLDLTTRFAPDVAILTNVSPDHLDRHGGMEGYVAAKRRIFAAQGPDAVALVGVDEDWGQRILSGLNVRVITICSSAHPRESGDPVLSQGQGAGDQDRGRTDEVDRPKNWVPAFAGMSGIEANPGTIRAQGQTIADLAQARSLPGRHNAQNAAFAYAAARALGVSHDAAVKGLLTFPGLAHRMEAVGHIGPVRFINDSKATNADAARQALASYPAVFWIAGGKPKDGGIDDLTDLFPRVTKAYLIGEAAEAFAHALRDTPHVISKTMDAAVAAAAADAQAAGGDQIVLLSPACASFDQYPDFEVRGEAFRAAVLALGATPETAR
- the ftsL gene encoding cell division protein FtsL, whose translation is MTTAPFFDYSRNALQRLFDWKVRGVRWIEIIGVALVAVMIVSVYAAKAAAARESGRIAQLEQDIRENGQRVRLLRAEVARLEQPARLENLSRQIGLGPVEVHRQAKEAQLPELKAAPVAAPAAPAVVQAAPAGVAAAAPETVQ